The genomic DNA GATAGAGTTGGCCGAGCGGGGCGTCCCGTTCACCCCGTTCGATCACCAGATGTTCACGGAAAGTGCCCGCCGGCTGACCGCGGAGGGGGGCGAGACCTACCTGCACCACGGCCGCATCCCCGCGGTCGGAGCCCTTCTCGTTCAGCCGGATCTGGCGAAGACCTTTCGTCGGATCGCGGCGGACGGTATCGGCTACCTTTACGGTGGGCCTCTGGGGCGGGACACCGACCGGCTGATGCGCGATCGGGGGGGATTGATTGCGGAAGCGGATCTCCACGCGTATCCGGAGACATTGCAGTGGACGTCGCCGATCCAGACCACCTACCGGGGGGTGACGATCTTTGCGCCGCCGCCGCCGACGAGTGCGATCCAGGTGCTGGAGACGCTCAACGTGCTGGAGACGTTTGACGTCAAGGGTGGGGGCCACCTCAGCGCCGATCACCTGGCGATGATCGCCGAGGCGTCCCGCGCCGCCCGGGTGGATACCGATCGCCTGGTAGGCGATCCGGGCCGCGTGACCATCCCGGTGGCCAGGCTCCTTTCCTCCGAGCACACGACGGAGCTTCGGGCGGAGGCGGTCCGCCGTCTGCACGCCTCATCGACAGTGACCGGGGGCGTTCCCGCCGGGGGGTGCGCGGAGGGCGGAAGCGACGGGGTCGCCTCCACCACCCACCTGGCCGCCGCCGATGCGAGCGGCCTTGCGGTCAACATCACCCACAGCCTCGGGCACGGGTTTGGAAGCGGGGTCGTGGTCCCCGGCACCGGCGTGTGTCTCAACAACGCGATGCGCTGGTTTTCGCTGACGCCCGGCCACCCAAATGTGGTCGCGCCCGACAAAACCCACGAGTGGCCCGTGGCTCCGGTCCACCTCCACCGCCACGGGCGGTTCCTGGGGACGGTGGGGACCCCCGGGGCCTACGGAATCCTCGTCACCACCGTGCAGGTCCTGGTGCACCTGCTCGACTTCGGGCTCAACCTCCAGGACGCGATCGCCGCACCGCGGTTTCGCTGGATCGATGATGTCAGCGAGGGTGATCCGGTACCTCCGCGGGCGATGCGGGTGGAGTCCCGTGTACCCGAGGAGACGAGGGCGGAGCTTGCCGCCCGCGGGTATGAGATCGACACGCTGGGGGCGTGGTCGAT from bacterium includes the following:
- a CDS encoding gamma-glutamyltransferase, whose amino-acid sequence is MPHETYATKFGLRPVVYGRKGMVATANPLATQAGVRMLAQGGNAVDAIVAAAAAIGVAEPYMSGLAGCGTLLLTPPGESPRALVFLGRAPTGAVPERFPGGRPDTGYLAPAVPGNLAGWARVLADYGKLSLAHVLEPAIELAERGVPFTPFDHQMFTESARRLTAEGGETYLHHGRIPAVGALLVQPDLAKTFRRIAADGIGYLYGGPLGRDTDRLMRDRGGLIAEADLHAYPETLQWTSPIQTTYRGVTIFAPPPPTSAIQVLETLNVLETFDVKGGGHLSADHLAMIAEASRAARVDTDRLVGDPGRVTIPVARLLSSEHTTELRAEAVRRLHASSTVTGGVPAGGCAEGGSDGVASTTHLAAADASGLAVNITHSLGHGFGSGVVVPGTGVCLNNAMRWFSLTPGHPNVVAPDKTHEWPVAPVHLHRHGRFLGTVGTPGAYGILVTTVQVLVHLLDFGLNLQDAIAAPRFRWIDDVSEGDPVPPRAMRVESRVPEETRAELAARGYEIDTLGAWSMRVGGVQGILADPDTGWIAGAADPRRNGYAVGW